The genomic window gtattataaaattatgtatttactGAAAAGGGGTGAAATGTTaaggtaaaatatatgaattggGAACAGCCATGTTATTTATCTGAATGGACAGTACTCAAAAACAGATTTCGATACAACAAATCACGTGAGTAAAATGCATACGAAAATGAGggaaaatgaatatttaaaagatatgacaattttgtaaaatattgtttcatataatatgcaCCTAAATAATTTGGAAAGTTACtttgtttgttttataatacaaattGTGGATGCTCATGTAAGGGAATCACTTCTGTGTACACTAGGGCACACCCGTTCAGCTTTATCACCATCAAATGGATACGTGTAATCATATGCACGTTCAGACGTGCGAATGTGCAAACGTACCCCCCTAGAAACATATCCTCATATGTACATCCACCTTCTTGCACACCATTTGGGAACCACGCGCATCTGCGTGATAGTAACTTAACTGAAGTTTCGTTCCTCCGCAGAAGAAAAGAATCGTATGAACGTAGTTGGTATAAATAATGCACTTACATTATTTGTGTTTTCGCACATAACGACATAGACAAAAAGATGCACTATTGGTAgtgtatattaattttattttttctcatcTGTATTCGTCGTTTTATGATTTCTTTCATCGATAAATTTCTTTCCTTTACGTTACCTATACCTGCATTATAATTAGTCCATTCATTACCAGAAGATGAATAATAATCCATAGGATAAACTTTTCTATACCTCAATGACTTAAATAATACGTAAGCttcatatgtatttaataatgGTTTCATATTAAAGTTACCCCAATCAATAGATAATCTTGGACATCCTATTTGAATAAAAACatctacatttttaaataattgcaacttttcattataaatttCAGAGAGTAAAAggataaagaaatatatattcttttcctttattatatctataatatttttcagtATATTCACATTTCCTTGTCGACCTAATGTgcttaaaattatacataccGTTCTACAGTTAAtacacttttttatttcgttttttcttatttcataaaaaagtttatagttatatttttctactgttaatattttatcaaaagGGTTATAAcgataaaaagagaaatcaGGGTTATGTATCATCAAACTCTCTAAATGAAATCTTCCATCCGctataaaaacaatttttaccttattttgttttaagaAAATTCTGCACGCGTTCATAATATACGATTCGTCCTTTTCGTTCGCGTTAATTTTGATTTCTTTGGTTTTACAACACTTTGTTTCGACTCCATTGGCACTTACCTGCCCCTCTCCCCCCCATGCCGTTTTTCCCTCACGTCCATCCGAACATGTGCATTCATGTTCATACGTATGTTCATGTATGTTTTTTCGTTCACCTTCATCCGCCCCTTccatttctttttccttttttatgaCCTGTTCATGCAAAAAGTGGTACAAATTTGGAGACGTACATCCTAGAACTTCCCCCTTGGTAAGGGGTAACACCTGGGGTATTGGCAATAATGTGTcgaaataattttcattcttCAAAATGGAATGAACATTATGAACAACGCAAGAAAATTGAATCGTTCCtagtaacaaaataatatcttttttatcaaaattttttttaattgtttctATTAAGTGGGTAcagtttaattttatatcgacaaaaacataaatacatCTAATATTTGTAACAGTTAATGGAATTAAACAAGAATGACCATAATGAATAAGTAAATcgcattttaattttttactggTAAAATCATCAATACAACAACCACCATATGTAACATCCCCTAATATCATAACCTCCTCTACACAAttacaaaagaaataaaatatttccgACAAATATAATCCCCATATTAATAATCCCTCAGGTAATTGCAAAGCAATATGTTTATATCCTTCtcttaatattatatcaatacatttatatacttCGAAATTGTAATTCTCTGGAAGgcatttttttatagctTTTTGTAATAATTCGTTGTTCAGAATAAATTTTGGAATGGAACAATACACTTTTCTTTCTTCACTGATTCTATGTGTTGttgttattttgttcatattgtTTGATCACTTGGCACTAGAAGAAAAGAGGACTCTTCAAAAATTGATATTTATTGCCGTTCAGGTGGAAATTTTTTTGGCTTTAAATCGGTtaggctttttttttttttgtaaattggTCTTTTATTCGTGAGAATGGACATGTGTATAAGCaagtagatatatataagcatgtatatatatatatataagcatgtAGATATATGTGCCTGTAGATAAATATtcgtgtacatatatacaagcgtgtacataaataaagaaacTCCCTGCGAAGTTAAATCACGTCTTGCAATAACTCCAAGTACAGTTtgtacttatttattttttagcaACTGGAAATGTTAACTTGACAGTGTGGCAGTTTCATTTCGctgataataaaattataatcatGCAGTTTCCCGCCTGCCGTACagacatgtatatacatgtatacgcacatacatgtatacgtacatacgtacattaaagtatatataattaatccACTCCTTTATAATATGTTCGCTCGTTTTGAACAACGCGGAAAACGGAAAGGAAGAAAATTCTGAAGGGATGGGCTTTACTTCAtcaactatatatataatacgtaaggatatatatatatatatttatatatcgaTTTAACCATAAAGTGAAAAACCTGTTTATCCTTCATTCTCATAGCATATGAATATTCTTCTTCATCATGTACATTAACTTTATCGTCGTCTTCATTTAGTACATTTGTAAAgagtgtatttttttttctttttttttttcttcccctTTGTGATCAttcattttatgtaaatttacgatttttacaattatttcgatattttcttcttaggtgcttttctatttttctttttctttttcttccttttttcttcctattttatttttcttttttttttcttctgtttttcttctatttttcttcctattttatttttcttttttttttcttctgtttttcttctttttttcttccttt from Plasmodium malariae genome assembly, chromosome: 13 includes these protein-coding regions:
- the DPH1 gene encoding diphthamide biosynthesis protein 1, putative; translated protein: MNKITTTHRISEERKVYCSIPKFILNNELLQKAIKKCLPENYNFEVYKCIDIILREGYKHIALQLPEGLLIWGLYLSEIFYFFCNCVEEVMILGDVTYGGCCIDDFTSKKLKCDLLIHYGHSCLIPLTVTNIRCIYVFVDIKLNCTHLIETIKKNFDKKDIILLLGTIQFSCVVHNVHSILKNENYFDTLLPIPQVLPLTKGEVLGCTSPNLYHFLHEQVIKKEKEMEGADEGERKNIHEHTYEHECTCSDGREGKTAWGGEGQVSANGVETKCCKTKEIKINANEKDESYIMNACRIFLKQNKVKIVFIADGRFHLESLMIHNPDFSFYRYNPFDKILTVEKYNYKLFYEIRKNEIKKCINCRTVCIILSTLGRQGNVNILKNIIDIIKEKNIYFFILLLSEIYNEKLQLFKNVDVFIQIGCPRLSIDWGNFNMKPLLNTYEAYVLFKSLRYRKVYPMDYYSSSGNEWTNYNAGIGNVKERNLSMKEIIKRRIQMRKNKINIHYQ